CCCCGCGGCAGCGCCGGCCCCCGCGGCGGCTCCGGCCCCCGCGGCGGCTCCGGCCCCCGTGGCCGCCGAGGCTGCGCAGCCTCCTCCGCCTCCCGCCGAGGCGTCGGCCCCGCCTCCCTCGCCGCTGGAGCAGGAGCCCGTGGTCTACGCCGGGGAGCCCGGCACCTTTGGCGCGGACGCGACCATCTCCCTGCCGCCCGAGCCGGAGACCTTCGATCCCCGGACCTACGTGCAGGAGCTCTCGACGGTCCCCGACCCTGCGACCGCCTCCCTCGAGCTGCGCTTCATGTGGGGCAACGTCCTGCTGAACGTGGCCCACTACAAGAAGCCCAAGAAGATCACCGTCGGCGAGAGCAAGTCCTGCGACTTCTTCCTCGCGGCCGATCAGCTCGAGGCCCACGACGTCTTCCCGCTGGTGCGCTACGAGGGCGGCTACACCCTGGCCTTCACCGCCAAGATGGACGGCATGGTGCGCCTGGGCTCCGAGGTCTTCACCCTCCGTGACCTGGTCAAGGAGGGCAAGGCGCAGAAGGACGGCTCGCTGGACGGGGTCTACACCGTCACGCTCCCCTCCGACGCCCGCGCCGCGATCACCTTCGGGGGGATCACGGTGCTGGTGCGCTTCGTCACGCCTCCCACGAAGATCGCGATCCCCTGGACCGAGGGTCTGAACTACCAGTTCCTGAACCTCTTCCTCTTCGTGATGTTCATGCACCTGGCGATGATGATCACCGCCTTCAACTTCCCCTACGACACCGACCTGATGGCGGACGACCTCTTCAAGTCGCCCAACCGCTTCGCGAAGTTCATCCTGAAGCCACCGGAGCCGGTGAAGAACGAGCGGCTCGAGAAGCTGCTCGACTCCCTCAAGAAGTCGGATCCCGGCGAGGCCGCGGCCAAGGCCAAGGGCGACGAGGGGAAGATGGGCCGCAAGAAGGCCCCCGATCGCAACACGCGCTCGGCGCCGAAGGCCATCGACATCAACTCCAAGGACATCATCAAGTCCACCGGCATCTTCAAGATGCTCAAGGAGGGCGGCTCGGCCGGCGTCTCGACGATCTTCGGCAAGGGCGGCCTCGGCGGCGACCTGAACGGCGCCCTCGGCGGCCTGGTCGGCTCCTCGGTGGGTGACGCCCAGGGCGTCGGCGGCCTGGGCCTGCGCGGCACCGGCGGCGGCGGCGGCGGCCTCTCGGGCAACACCTTCGGCGTGGGCGGCATCGGCACCAAGGGCCGGGGCGGCGGCCTCGGCGGCTACGGCAGCGGCGTCGGCGGCCTCGGCAAGAAGAAGGACAGCAGCATCAACATCGATCAGGGCGAGCCCGTGATCATGGGCTCCCTGGACAAGGAGCTGATCCGCCGGGTCATCCGCGCCCACCTCTCCCAGGTCCGCTACTGCTACGAGCGGGAGCTGCAGTCCAAGCCCGGCCTCTACGGCAAGATCACCGTGAAGTTCACCATCTCGGCGATGGGCTCGGTGACGGTCGCGAAGACCGCGGCCACCACCATGAACAACAAGACGGTCGAGGAGTGTATCAACTCCCGGGTGAAGACCTGGCAGTTCCCCAAACCGAAGGGCGGCGGCATCGTCATCGTCAGTTATCCCTTCCTCTTCAAGCCCAGCGGCTAGGCTGCCGGCTTTCGCCGGGGCCGCGCTCGCGCTATGGTCCTCCCGTCGAGTGATGCACTTCTTCGCCACGCCCTCTTCTCTCGTCCGGCGCCTGCCCGGCCTGATGGCCGTGCTGGTGGCCGTCTCCCTCGCCCTCGTCCCCGCCACGGCCGCGGCCGCCGCCAAGAAGAAGCGGGGCGGCCCGATCACCAAGGACTGGGACGAGGTGGAGCGGGGGCTCTACGTCACGGGCAACTTCGGCGGAGGCATCCTCCTCGGCGCCCCGGGTGACGCCCCGGGCGCCCTGATGGGCCTCTCCTTCGGGGTGGCTGCGGGCTTCGACCTGGGCGACCGGCTGGAACTCGAGGGCTACCTCTCCGGCGTCCAGGTCGGGGCGCCCTCCTCCTACCGGGGCGAGGCCTCCGGCGCCATCGCCCCCGGCGGCGACTTCGCGACCCTCCTGATGGGCGCGCGGGTGCGCTACGGCTACCTGGGGATCTCCGACTCCCAGGGCATCGAGCGCTTCTACCTCACGGTGAGCGCCGGCGGCGGCGTGCTGACCTCGGCCCCGGCCTCTCAGCTCGGTGGCCTGCAGCCCCAGGCCTTCGGTGGCCTCGGCTTCCGCTACTACACGCGGATGCGCCACTTCTCGATCGGCCTCGACCTCGAGGCCGCCTACGGGCTGGGCACCAGCACCCTCGTGCTGCACCCCCAGCTCGGCCTCGCCTACACCTTCTAGGCGCGGCCGAAAACGGGGCTCGAACCGGCCTCACTTCCGTTTGATCGCAGGCCCCATCCCGGCCTACACTCACCCGGAATTACGCGCGTTTTCTGGAAATCGTGCGACTTCTCGGACGCGGTTCTACGGGCCCCCGTGGTGGCATCGGGCGGGGTTCCCAAGGGAGAGACATGGCAGAGGAGCATCGGGAAACCACGCGCAAGCTTCAGCTCTTTCCCGCTCATCGAGAGGCCTTCGAGGAGCTGGCGGCCCGGTACCACGAGGCCTCCTCCTGGGAGGAGCTCGCCAGGCTCTACGAGGAGCGCCTGCGCAAGGTGCCCGAGGCGCCCGACGCCCTCGATCTGAGGGAGCGGCTGGCGGTGCTCTACCACCGCAAGCTCGAGGATCTCGTCGCCGCACGAAGGCACTACGAGGCCGTCCTCCTGCGCGATCCGAGGCGCTGGGAGGCCTCCGACGGAATGGTCGAGGTGCTCCAGAGCGCCGAGGCCTGGAACGAGCTGGCCGCCCTGCTGCGCCAGCGGGTGGCCGCGGCCGAGGGCAGCGCCAAGGCCGAGCACCTCCTCGCCCTGGCCGAGCTGCAGGCCGAGAAGCTCGGGGAGCCCGACCGCGCGG
The sequence above is drawn from the Deltaproteobacteria bacterium genome and encodes:
- the cglE gene encoding adventurous gliding motility protein CglE, which codes for MHFFATPSSLVRRLPGLMAVLVAVSLALVPATAAAAAKKKRGGPITKDWDEVERGLYVTGNFGGGILLGAPGDAPGALMGLSFGVAAGFDLGDRLELEGYLSGVQVGAPSSYRGEASGAIAPGGDFATLLMGARVRYGYLGISDSQGIERFYLTVSAGGGVLTSAPASQLGGLQPQAFGGLGFRYYTRMRHFSIGLDLEAAYGLGTSTLVLHPQLGLAYTF
- a CDS encoding AgmX/PglI C-terminal domain-containing protein; amino-acid sequence: PAAAPAPAAAPAPAAAPAPVAAEAAQPPPPPAEASAPPPSPLEQEPVVYAGEPGTFGADATISLPPEPETFDPRTYVQELSTVPDPATASLELRFMWGNVLLNVAHYKKPKKITVGESKSCDFFLAADQLEAHDVFPLVRYEGGYTLAFTAKMDGMVRLGSEVFTLRDLVKEGKAQKDGSLDGVYTVTLPSDARAAITFGGITVLVRFVTPPTKIAIPWTEGLNYQFLNLFLFVMFMHLAMMITAFNFPYDTDLMADDLFKSPNRFAKFILKPPEPVKNERLEKLLDSLKKSDPGEAAAKAKGDEGKMGRKKAPDRNTRSAPKAIDINSKDIIKSTGIFKMLKEGGSAGVSTIFGKGGLGGDLNGALGGLVGSSVGDAQGVGGLGLRGTGGGGGGLSGNTFGVGGIGTKGRGGGLGGYGSGVGGLGKKKDSSINIDQGEPVIMGSLDKELIRRVIRAHLSQVRYCYERELQSKPGLYGKITVKFTISAMGSVTVAKTAATTMNNKTVEECINSRVKTWQFPKPKGGGIVIVSYPFLFKPSG